Proteins found in one Phocoena sinus isolate mPhoSin1 chromosome 5, mPhoSin1.pri, whole genome shotgun sequence genomic segment:
- the GRPEL1 gene encoding grpE protein homolog 1, mitochondrial isoform X1 has protein sequence MAARCVRLARHSLPALALSLRPSPRLLCTATKQKNNGQNLEEDMGQNEQKTDLPSAEKTLTEEKVKLEEQLKETKEKYKRALADTENLRQRSQKLVEEAKLYGIQGFCKDLLEVADILEKATQCVPKEEIRDDNPHLKNLYEGLVMTEVQIQKVFRKHGLLRLNPVGAKFDPYEHEALFHTPVEGKEPGTVALVNKVGYKLHGRTLRPALVGVVKEA, from the exons ATGGCGGCTCGGTGCGTGAGGCTGGCGCGGCACAGCCTTCCGGCTTTGGCGTTGTCTCTCAG GCCCTCTCCTCGGCTGCTGTGCACAGCTACAAAACAGAAGAACAATGGCCAGAACTTGGAAGAGGACATGGGTCAGAATGAACAGAAGACAGATCTGCCCTCTGCAGAGAAGACACTGACGGAAGAGAAGGTCAAGCTGGAAGAGCAGCTAAAGGAGACCAAG gaaaagtatAAGCGAGCTTTAGCAGATACTGAGAACTTGCGGCAGAGGAGCCAAAAATTGGTGGAGGAGGCGAAACTATATG GCATTCAGGGCTTCTGCAAGGACTTGCTGGAGGTGGCGgacattctggagaaggcaaCACAGTGCGTCCCGAAGGAGGAGATTAGAGACGATAACCCGCACCTGAAGAACCTCTACGAGGGGCTCGTGATGACTGAGGTCCAGATTCAGAAGGTGTTCAGGAAGCACGGCTTACTCCGGCTGAACCCCGTGGGGGCCAAGTTCGACCCCTACGAGCACGAGGCCTTGTTCCACACGCCAGTTGAGGGCAAGGAGCCGGGCACGGTGGCGCTCGTTAACAAAGTGGGGTACAAGCTGCACGGGCGCACCCTGAGACCCGCCCTGGTTGGGGTGGTGAAGGAGGCTTAG
- the GRPEL1 gene encoding grpE protein homolog 1, mitochondrial isoform X2, with the protein MGQNEQKTDLPSAEKTLTEEKVKLEEQLKETKEKYKRALADTENLRQRSQKLVEEAKLYGIQGFCKDLLEVADILEKATQCVPKEEIRDDNPHLKNLYEGLVMTEVQIQKVFRKHGLLRLNPVGAKFDPYEHEALFHTPVEGKEPGTVALVNKVGYKLHGRTLRPALVGVVKEA; encoded by the exons ATGGGTCAGAATGAACAGAAGACAGATCTGCCCTCTGCAGAGAAGACACTGACGGAAGAGAAGGTCAAGCTGGAAGAGCAGCTAAAGGAGACCAAG gaaaagtatAAGCGAGCTTTAGCAGATACTGAGAACTTGCGGCAGAGGAGCCAAAAATTGGTGGAGGAGGCGAAACTATATG GCATTCAGGGCTTCTGCAAGGACTTGCTGGAGGTGGCGgacattctggagaaggcaaCACAGTGCGTCCCGAAGGAGGAGATTAGAGACGATAACCCGCACCTGAAGAACCTCTACGAGGGGCTCGTGATGACTGAGGTCCAGATTCAGAAGGTGTTCAGGAAGCACGGCTTACTCCGGCTGAACCCCGTGGGGGCCAAGTTCGACCCCTACGAGCACGAGGCCTTGTTCCACACGCCAGTTGAGGGCAAGGAGCCGGGCACGGTGGCGCTCGTTAACAAAGTGGGGTACAAGCTGCACGGGCGCACCCTGAGACCCGCCCTGGTTGGGGTGGTGAAGGAGGCTTAG